One region of Streptomyces sp. NBC_00442 genomic DNA includes:
- a CDS encoding NUDIX domain-containing protein, whose translation MQWTNLNERTVYENRWFRVNLADVALPDGRHLDHFLIRLRPVAVATVVNTANEVLLLWRHRFITDSWGWELAAGVVEDGEDIEAAAAREMEEETGWRPGPLKPLLTVEPANGLIDARHHLFWSESAEYIGHPEDDFESSRREWVPLKLVPDMVARGEVPAANMAAGLLLLHHLRLADG comes from the coding sequence GTGCAGTGGACGAACCTGAACGAACGAACTGTGTACGAGAATCGCTGGTTCCGGGTCAACCTGGCGGACGTGGCGCTCCCGGACGGGCGACACCTGGACCACTTCCTCATCAGGCTGCGGCCGGTCGCCGTGGCCACCGTCGTGAACACCGCCAACGAGGTGCTGCTGCTCTGGCGGCACCGCTTCATCACCGACAGCTGGGGCTGGGAACTGGCGGCCGGCGTCGTCGAGGACGGCGAGGACATCGAGGCCGCCGCGGCCCGCGAGATGGAGGAGGAGACCGGCTGGCGGCCCGGCCCGCTCAAGCCCCTGCTCACCGTCGAGCCGGCCAACGGCCTCATCGACGCCCGGCACCACCTGTTCTGGTCCGAGTCGGCCGAGTACATCGGCCACCCCGAGGACGACTTCGAGTCGTCACGTCGCGAGTGGGTCCCCCTCAAGCTGGTGCCCGACATGGTCGCCCGGGGGGAGGTCCCGGCCG